In Salisediminibacterium beveridgei, one DNA window encodes the following:
- a CDS encoding demethylmenaquinone methyltransferase, whose product MSNSKEERVHSVFESISSQYDKMNGIISFQRHVAWRKDTMNIMNVKPGNTALDVCCGTADWTLHLGEATGAEGKVVGLDFSENMLSVGREKVIESEMDHVALIHGNAMNLPFDSNTFDYVTIGFGLRNVPDYLATLKEMHRVVKPGGLVVCLETSQPTQKGYKELYWLYFKHIMPLFGRIFANSYEEYSWLQESSQSFPGKEELKDLFHQAGFLNVKYRSYSGGVAASHFAVKPQAAKPSY is encoded by the coding sequence ATGTCCAATTCAAAAGAAGAACGGGTTCATTCGGTATTTGAATCCATTTCAAGTCAATACGACAAAATGAATGGAATAATCAGCTTTCAGCGCCATGTTGCCTGGCGTAAGGATACCATGAATATCATGAATGTGAAGCCAGGAAATACCGCTTTGGATGTCTGCTGTGGTACAGCAGATTGGACGTTGCATCTTGGAGAGGCAACCGGTGCCGAAGGGAAAGTTGTCGGGCTGGATTTCAGTGAGAATATGCTGTCAGTAGGCAGAGAAAAGGTAATTGAAAGTGAGATGGACCATGTGGCGCTGATCCATGGTAATGCGATGAATTTACCTTTTGATTCAAATACCTTCGATTACGTAACCATCGGATTTGGACTGAGAAATGTTCCGGACTATTTAGCAACCTTAAAAGAGATGCACCGTGTGGTTAAACCAGGCGGTCTTGTTGTGTGTCTGGAAACTTCGCAACCAACTCAAAAAGGATACAAAGAATTATACTGGCTTTATTTTAAGCACATCATGCCGTTGTTTGGCAGGATTTTCGCTAACAGTTATGAAGAATACTCCTGGTTGCAGGAGTCGAGTCAATCATTCCCTGGAAAAGAGGAATTGAAGGATCTGTTTCATCAGGCGGGTTTTTTGAATGTCAAATACAGATCTTATTCGGGTGGTGTTGCAGCCAGCCATTTTGCCGTGAAGCCGCAAGCTGCAAAACCATCGTATTAA
- a CDS encoding UbiA-like polyprenyltransferase: protein MKKLRVILEMIKFEHTIFALPFAFLGAVLGSLIIEGNWPSLMEWVWITLAMIGARSAAMALNRLIDAQIDLDNPRTKTRAIPAGLLSKLETLVFIGVSFAVLFIAAFQLNMLAVYLLPVAVFFLVFYSYTKRFTWLCHVFLGMTIGLAPLGGWVGATGTLTWEAFILFIAVALWTAGFDVIYATQDAEYDKEVNLNSIPSRFGIVKALLMAKGFHLISFTAMISLFFIAPLSWIYLLGVLIVGGIMFYEHSLVSSDDLSRVNVAFFTMNGIISVIMLVFSIGDLILI from the coding sequence ATGAAAAAGCTGAGAGTCATACTCGAAATGATTAAATTTGAACATACCATATTCGCATTGCCATTCGCATTTCTTGGTGCTGTTCTCGGAAGCTTAATTATAGAGGGGAACTGGCCGTCTTTAATGGAATGGGTTTGGATTACCCTTGCTATGATCGGTGCAAGAAGTGCTGCAATGGCCCTTAATCGACTGATTGATGCTCAAATTGATCTGGACAACCCTCGAACAAAAACGCGTGCGATACCTGCCGGTTTACTATCTAAATTGGAGACACTGGTATTTATTGGGGTATCTTTCGCTGTGTTATTTATTGCAGCTTTTCAATTAAATATGCTTGCCGTATATTTACTCCCGGTCGCTGTGTTTTTCCTTGTATTTTATTCGTATACCAAACGGTTCACGTGGCTTTGTCACGTCTTTCTCGGAATGACGATAGGACTCGCTCCTTTAGGCGGCTGGGTTGGTGCCACAGGGACACTGACATGGGAAGCTTTCATTTTGTTTATTGCAGTTGCGTTATGGACTGCCGGTTTTGATGTCATTTACGCGACTCAAGATGCAGAATACGACAAAGAAGTGAATCTGAACTCAATTCCAAGCAGGTTTGGCATTGTCAAAGCACTGCTGATGGCCAAGGGTTTTCATTTGATCAGTTTTACAGCAATGATATCATTGTTTTTTATCGCTCCACTGAGTTGGATTTATTTACTGGGGGTACTGATCGTGGGGGGGATTATGTTTTATGAACATTCTCTGGTGTCTTCAGATGACTTATCAAGAGTGAATGTCGCTTTTTTTACAATGAACGGGATCATCAGTGTCATCATGCTTGTTTTTTCGATTGGTGATTTGATTTTGATCTGA
- a CDS encoding menaquinone biosynthesis protein gives MGIRIGEISYTNILPMFYYMDRDMLLEQGCSFIPAIPSELNSRMANGTIDVGGISSFSYGEHIHDYEILPDLSVSSPDAVGSIFLFSKKPIEQLSGEKIALTSSSATSVNLLKIILQEFYHQSVSYTVEEPDYLGMMERYSAALLIGDDAIMAKRHGNAHSFTYDLGEIWRKETGFPMTYAVFAVRKNIARREPDLLKEVMNQFQISKKRCQDDHYEEMIQFIQSKFNGSTQFWMSYFDGLNHDLTDTHVRGLLYYYRLAYQMGLLDHQVNRLEIWHPDSTRQSVSLGGSE, from the coding sequence ATGGGGATTCGAATAGGTGAAATTTCTTATACAAATATTTTACCGATGTTTTATTATATGGATCGCGACATGCTACTGGAACAGGGCTGCTCGTTTATACCAGCGATACCATCTGAGCTGAACAGCAGGATGGCCAACGGGACGATTGATGTAGGTGGCATATCGTCTTTTTCATATGGGGAGCATATTCATGATTACGAAATTTTGCCTGACCTTTCTGTTTCATCTCCTGATGCCGTTGGATCTATTTTTTTATTTTCCAAAAAGCCGATTGAACAGCTGTCTGGTGAGAAAATCGCACTGACATCGAGTTCTGCTACCTCCGTGAATTTGCTTAAAATCATTTTGCAGGAATTTTACCATCAATCCGTCAGTTATACCGTTGAAGAACCTGATTACCTGGGTATGATGGAAAGGTATTCGGCTGCATTATTGATTGGTGATGATGCAATCATGGCAAAACGTCATGGCAATGCACACTCGTTTACGTATGATCTGGGAGAAATATGGCGAAAAGAAACGGGATTTCCAATGACGTATGCCGTCTTTGCCGTCAGAAAAAACATTGCCCGGCGTGAACCCGATTTATTAAAAGAAGTTATGAATCAATTCCAGATCAGTAAGAAACGCTGTCAGGATGATCATTATGAGGAAATGATTCAATTTATCCAGTCCAAATTTAATGGAAGCACCCAATTTTGGATGTCTTATTTTGATGGCTTGAATCATGATTTAACAGATACGCATGTTCGAGGCTTATTATATTACTACAGGCTGGCTTATCAAATGGGCTTGCTCGATCATCAGGTGAACAGGCTGGAGATCTGGCACCCAGATTCAACCAGGCAATCTGTTTCGTTAGGTGGTTCAGAATGA
- the hepT gene encoding heptaprenyl diphosphate synthase component II yields MKLSEIYLYLKQDISKIEKEIENSIDAQHPVLIQASSHLLKAGGKRIRPVFVLLGAQFGQYDLERVKLVAVPLEMIHMGSLVHDDVIDDAELRRGRKTIKAKWDNRVAMYTGDYMFAKAIEIASQSQEPRLHEILSDAMVEMCIGEVEQIKDQFNADQNLKIYLRRIKRKTALLISVSCELGALIAGADRHIQKCLKRYGYYTGMAFQITDDILDFVGTEKELGKPAGSDLLQGNVTLPALYAMERDAELKNEITHFLESHGTDKVDMNGIISKIKETGAVKDAKIMSDLYLEKANAALEELPDIRAKRALSEIAQYIGDRKF; encoded by the coding sequence ATGAAACTCTCAGAGATCTATTTGTATTTGAAGCAGGATATATCAAAAATAGAAAAGGAGATTGAAAATAGTATTGATGCTCAGCACCCTGTCCTGATTCAGGCGTCTTCGCATCTTTTGAAAGCAGGGGGAAAAAGGATTCGACCGGTTTTCGTCCTGCTCGGTGCTCAATTTGGTCAGTATGACCTGGAACGCGTCAAACTGGTGGCTGTTCCACTTGAAATGATACATATGGGTTCGCTGGTTCATGACGATGTTATAGATGATGCTGAATTAAGACGCGGAAGAAAAACAATTAAAGCGAAGTGGGATAATCGTGTGGCGATGTATACAGGTGATTATATGTTTGCCAAAGCGATTGAAATAGCAAGTCAAAGCCAAGAACCCCGTCTACATGAAATTCTGTCTGATGCGATGGTCGAAATGTGTATCGGAGAGGTGGAGCAAATAAAAGATCAGTTTAATGCTGATCAAAATTTGAAAATTTATTTGCGGCGGATTAAAAGAAAAACAGCACTTTTGATTTCAGTAAGCTGTGAACTTGGCGCACTGATTGCTGGCGCTGATCGCCATATCCAAAAATGTTTAAAACGCTATGGCTATTATACAGGGATGGCCTTTCAAATCACCGATGATATTCTTGATTTTGTAGGAACAGAAAAAGAACTCGGTAAGCCTGCCGGGAGTGATTTACTCCAAGGTAACGTCACATTACCGGCTTTATATGCTATGGAACGTGATGCAGAGTTAAAAAATGAGATCACCCACTTCCTGGAGAGTCATGGGACCGACAAGGTAGATATGAATGGTATTATTTCAAAAATCAAGGAAACTGGGGCAGTGAAGGATGCAAAGATCATGTCTGACCTTTATTTGGAAAAGGCTAATGCCGCACTTGAGGAGCTTCCTGATATCCGTGCAAAGCGAGCATTGTCTGAAATTGCTCAATATATTGGGGATCGGAAATTCTGA
- the ndk gene encoding nucleoside-diphosphate kinase, giving the protein MEQTYLMIKPDGVSRKLTGELINRFEKKGFTLRAAKMITISEELAKEHYGEHADKPFFPGLINFITSGPVFAMVLEGNNVIKEARKMMGATNPEEASPGTIRGDFATEMSENIIHGSDSKESAKREINLFFPEL; this is encoded by the coding sequence ATGGAACAGACATACTTAATGATCAAACCTGATGGTGTAAGTCGCAAACTAACGGGAGAATTGATAAACCGTTTCGAGAAGAAAGGCTTCACACTTCGGGCGGCTAAAATGATAACGATTTCTGAAGAATTGGCCAAAGAACATTATGGTGAACATGCTGATAAGCCTTTTTTTCCGGGGTTAATCAATTTTATTACATCAGGGCCGGTTTTTGCGATGGTCTTGGAAGGTAATAACGTGATTAAAGAAGCTCGTAAAATGATGGGAGCAACCAATCCCGAAGAAGCTTCTCCTGGAACAATCCGGGGGGATTTTGCTACTGAAATGTCTGAAAATATTATTCATGGTTCTGACTCGAAAGAAAGTGCAAAACGGGAAATCAACTTATTTTTTCCAGAACTATAA
- a CDS encoding CheR family methyltransferase produces the protein MDDYNQFVDRIRRKTGIDLSLYKEAQMKRRLTSLRDKRSFSSFMDYFEAMTQDHDLFEEFLQRMTINVSEFFRNPQRWEVLESDILPRLMKESSKLKVWSAACSTGEEPYSLVMLLRKYLSDRQYDVTATDLDQSILDRAIKGFYPERSIKDVPEGMLLKYFHADQMGYKVTEDVKQQIRFKRHNLLADNYDRGYDLIVCRNVMIYFTEQAKEEIYMNFSRSLKLGGVLFVGSTEQIFNPGRFGFSAEKTFFYKKISDV, from the coding sequence ATAGATGATTATAATCAGTTTGTTGACAGAATCCGAAGAAAAACCGGAATTGATTTAAGTTTGTATAAAGAAGCGCAGATGAAGCGCAGGTTAACGTCACTCAGAGATAAGCGAAGCTTCTCAAGTTTCATGGATTATTTTGAGGCAATGACCCAAGATCATGATTTGTTTGAAGAATTCTTGCAGCGAATGACAATTAACGTTTCCGAATTTTTCAGAAATCCACAGCGTTGGGAAGTTCTTGAGAGTGACATTTTACCGAGGCTGATGAAAGAGTCTTCAAAATTAAAGGTGTGGAGTGCTGCTTGTTCAACTGGTGAAGAACCTTACTCCCTGGTGATGCTGCTTCGTAAGTATCTGAGTGACAGGCAATATGATGTCACTGCTACGGACCTTGATCAATCGATTCTTGATCGTGCGATAAAAGGTTTTTACCCGGAACGATCGATTAAAGATGTTCCGGAAGGGATGCTGTTGAAATATTTTCACGCTGATCAAATGGGCTACAAAGTTACAGAAGACGTTAAACAGCAGATACGATTTAAGAGACACAATCTGCTTGCTGATAATTATGACAGGGGTTACGATCTGATTGTTTGCCGAAATGTTATGATTTATTTCACAGAACAGGCCAAAGAAGAAATCTATATGAACTTCAGCCGTTCTTTAAAGCTTGGTGGAGTCCTGTTTGTTGGCAGCACAGAACAGATATTTAATCCAGGGCGATTTGGTTTTTCAGCAGAAAAAACGTTTTTTTATAAAAAAATCAGTGATGTTTGA
- the aroC gene encoding chorismate synthase has protein sequence MRFLTAGESHGPELTAIIEGVPSQLSLTAEDINKHLARRQKGYGRGRRMQIEKDQVRITSGVRHGKTTGAPITLHVENKDWTHWKKIMGAEPLSQEEEDEVKRKISRPRPGHADLNGALKYRHRDMRNVLERSSARETTVRVAVGAVAQRILEEFGIRLAGHVREIGNIRAKEQELLPVEEIITRSENSEVRCLDTEAEEQMKQAIDDAKKNGDTIGGIVEVVAENVPVGLGSYVHYDRKLDAKIAMSVMSINAFKGVEVGMGFEAARKNGSKVHDEIQHNEQGYSRKTNNLGGFEGGMTTGMPIVVKGAMKPIPTLYKPLQSVDIETKEPFSASIERSDSCAVPAAAVVCEAAVAWELADAFLDKFGSDTVEDIRAHLAHYQKEVGDF, from the coding sequence ATGAGATTTTTGACAGCGGGTGAATCACATGGCCCTGAACTAACAGCCATTATTGAGGGTGTACCAAGTCAACTAAGTTTAACGGCTGAGGATATTAATAAACATTTAGCAAGAAGGCAAAAGGGGTATGGAAGAGGGCGCAGAATGCAAATTGAAAAAGACCAGGTGAGAATCACCAGTGGCGTCCGACATGGAAAAACAACAGGTGCACCGATTACGTTACATGTGGAAAATAAAGACTGGACACATTGGAAAAAAATCATGGGTGCGGAACCTTTGTCTCAGGAAGAGGAAGATGAAGTGAAACGTAAAATATCCCGCCCTCGTCCGGGACATGCTGATTTGAATGGGGCTTTAAAATACCGGCACCGGGATATGCGAAATGTTTTGGAACGTTCATCCGCCCGGGAAACAACGGTTCGCGTGGCTGTTGGAGCAGTCGCTCAGCGGATCCTGGAGGAATTTGGGATTCGATTGGCAGGTCATGTTCGTGAAATCGGAAATATAAGAGCAAAGGAACAGGAATTGCTGCCAGTAGAGGAAATCATAACGCGCTCAGAAAATTCAGAAGTGCGCTGCTTGGATACTGAGGCGGAAGAACAGATGAAACAAGCGATTGATGATGCAAAAAAGAATGGAGATACTATCGGCGGTATTGTTGAAGTTGTTGCTGAGAATGTCCCTGTTGGTCTTGGCAGCTACGTGCATTATGACCGAAAGCTCGATGCTAAAATTGCTATGTCCGTGATGAGCATAAACGCATTCAAAGGTGTGGAAGTCGGGATGGGGTTTGAAGCTGCCAGAAAAAATGGCAGTAAAGTTCACGATGAAATCCAGCACAATGAGCAAGGTTATTCAAGAAAAACAAATAACCTTGGCGGATTTGAAGGGGGCATGACAACCGGAATGCCGATCGTTGTTAAGGGAGCAATGAAACCAATTCCTACTCTATATAAACCATTGCAAAGTGTAGATATTGAAACGAAAGAACCTTTCTCTGCAAGTATTGAACGCTCAGACAGCTGTGCCGTACCCGCTGCCGCTGTGGTTTGTGAAGCTGCGGTTGCCTGGGAGCTTGCCGATGCCTTTCTCGATAAGTTTGGATCGGATACCGTAGAAGATATTCGTGCACATTTAGCTCATTATCAAAAAGAAGTGGGTGACTTTTAA
- the aroB gene encoding 3-dehydroquinate synthase has translation MIDPAMTIQASTHAYPVWIGQGILSSIGEAVQMTNPDCSRIMIITDQHVEKLYGNKIKQYLSEYNHVHLLAVPSGEESKSFDTYYEVMTAMLEAELDRKSLILAIGGGVVGDLAGFAAATYMRGIDFIQVPTTLLAHDSSVGGKTGINHPLGKNLIGSFHAPQAVIYDVDVFSTLSDREWRSGFAEVIKHGFIQDGDFLDWLVNEFPPRDQLTPEVIRDMLSKSIAIKANIVQKDEREKGVRAFLNFGHTLGHAIENDLGYGEITHGEAVMIGIHFALQLGDNIGMLKMSEVNHVLRFIEEQGFELKIPEACSTKRLIERMKRDKKSNSGNIHFVLLRTIGTPDLIEVHDDHIYNTLEMEGIKR, from the coding sequence ATGATTGACCCGGCCATGACCATACAGGCTTCTACGCATGCTTATCCAGTCTGGATTGGTCAGGGAATTCTTTCTTCCATTGGTGAAGCTGTTCAGATGACAAACCCTGACTGCAGCCGGATTATGATCATTACCGATCAACATGTTGAGAAACTTTACGGGAACAAAATCAAACAATATTTGTCGGAATACAATCATGTGCATCTGTTGGCCGTACCAAGCGGAGAAGAAAGCAAATCCTTTGATACGTATTATGAAGTGATGACGGCCATGCTCGAAGCAGAACTGGATCGTAAATCCCTGATTCTCGCAATAGGCGGTGGTGTCGTTGGAGATTTGGCAGGTTTCGCTGCGGCAACCTACATGCGGGGAATTGATTTCATCCAGGTACCCACAACATTGCTGGCACATGATAGCAGTGTTGGAGGAAAGACCGGTATAAATCACCCTCTCGGGAAAAATCTGATTGGTTCGTTTCATGCACCACAGGCAGTGATTTATGATGTGGATGTATTTTCGACGTTGAGTGACCGCGAATGGCGATCGGGGTTTGCAGAGGTGATTAAGCATGGTTTCATTCAGGATGGCGATTTCCTCGATTGGCTCGTGAATGAATTCCCGCCAAGAGATCAGCTCACACCTGAAGTGATTCGAGATATGTTGTCGAAGTCCATCGCTATCAAAGCAAATATTGTGCAAAAGGATGAACGGGAGAAAGGTGTCAGAGCCTTTTTAAATTTTGGACATACACTGGGTCATGCCATTGAGAATGACTTGGGTTATGGCGAAATTACACATGGGGAAGCTGTGATGATCGGTATTCATTTCGCTCTGCAACTCGGAGATAACATAGGAATGCTCAAAATGTCAGAAGTCAATCATGTACTTCGATTTATAGAGGAACAAGGGTTTGAATTGAAGATTCCTGAAGCCTGCAGTACAAAAAGGCTGATTGAGCGAATGAAGCGAGACAAGAAATCAAACTCAGGTAACATACATTTTGTGCTGCTTCGGACAATCGGCACTCCTGATTTGATCGAGGTTCATGATGATCATATTTATAATACGCTGGAAATGGAGGGAATCAAGCGATGA
- the aroH gene encoding chorismate mutase, translating to MMVRGIRGATTVENNSAEAIIEASQEMLQQLVSDNDVNPENISQIWFTVTQDLNAAFPARSLRNFRDFQYVPVMCATEINVPESLEKCIRVMVSYNTTKKQKDIRHVYLRDAVKLRPDLSLTKEGGSR from the coding sequence ATGATGGTAAGAGGAATCCGCGGTGCAACCACGGTTGAAAACAATTCAGCCGAAGCAATCATCGAAGCTTCTCAGGAGATGTTGCAGCAGCTTGTGTCAGACAATGACGTGAATCCGGAAAACATTTCACAAATCTGGTTTACAGTCACGCAGGATCTCAATGCAGCTTTTCCTGCTCGTTCCCTTAGGAATTTCAGAGACTTTCAATATGTTCCGGTCATGTGTGCAACAGAAATCAATGTTCCAGAGAGTTTGGAAAAATGTATCAGAGTGATGGTTTCTTATAATACGACGAAAAAACAAAAAGACATCCGCCATGTTTACTTAAGAGACGCTGTGAAACTCAGACCGGACTTATCCTTGACAAAAGAAGGAGGATCAAGGTAA